A window of the Cytophagaceae bacterium genome harbors these coding sequences:
- a CDS encoding SAM-dependent methyltransferase — protein sequence MPENTKIEFINIFSENFEKNIISKLIISNVNKISSENNEYKSVLIKIFQSKKEKLLSFVYKYPQKDITKNYSYSEAKSLIENWLGKSFLQADLLCATESYHLQYKPDGKSKLIKKENLPVRVVETNHNRPKNRILPESNIEFLKLLGVFSEDGFLKKDKTDKFVQINKYLEFYKQAVQESGLSGDVKVADMGSGKGYLTFAMYHFLSEKTEISPFIHGIEYRQEMVDLCNHLATKARFENLKFVQGSIESFDASNINILVALHACDTATDDAIYKGIKAGSSVIMVAPCCHKQIRKQFKPEFPVSLFSKYGIIEERTAESITDIIRCLVLEAFGYQVKAFEFISSEHTPKNLMITAVFKGEKPEIKEKKLLEIAELKKLFGIKEHYLEKVF from the coding sequence ATGCCGGAGAATACAAAAATAGAATTCATAAATATATTTTCAGAAAATTTTGAAAAAAATATAATTTCAAAACTAATTATTAGTAATGTAAATAAAATAAGTTCTGAAAATAATGAATATAAGTCGGTTCTGATAAAAATATTTCAGAGTAAAAAGGAAAAACTTTTGAGTTTTGTTTACAAGTATCCACAAAAGGACATAACCAAAAACTATTCTTACTCAGAAGCTAAAAGTTTGATTGAAAATTGGTTAGGGAAGAGTTTTCTCCAGGCCGATTTATTATGTGCAACAGAATCATATCACTTGCAGTATAAACCTGACGGAAAATCAAAGCTCATAAAAAAAGAGAATTTGCCGGTCAGAGTTGTGGAAACTAATCATAACAGACCCAAAAATAGGATTTTGCCGGAAAGTAATATCGAATTTTTGAAGCTATTAGGTGTGTTTTCTGAAGATGGATTCTTAAAAAAAGACAAAACCGATAAGTTTGTCCAGATCAACAAATATCTGGAGTTTTATAAGCAAGCGGTTCAGGAAAGTGGCTTATCAGGTGATGTAAAGGTAGCTGATATGGGTTCCGGAAAAGGATATTTAACCTTTGCGATGTATCATTTTCTCAGTGAAAAAACTGAGATTTCGCCTTTCATTCATGGAATAGAATACCGTCAGGAAATGGTGGATTTATGCAATCATCTGGCAACAAAAGCAAGATTTGAAAATTTGAAATTTGTTCAGGGTTCAATTGAAAGTTTTGACGCATCAAATATCAATATTTTGGTGGCATTACATGCCTGTGATACCGCCACTGATGACGCCATTTATAAAGGAATTAAGGCAGGGTCTTCGGTAATAATGGTGGCACCCTGTTGTCACAAACAAATCAGAAAGCAGTTTAAACCTGAATTTCCCGTCAGTCTTTTTTCAAAATATGGGATCATTGAGGAACGTACCGCAGAGTCAATCACAGATATTATCCGATGTCTGGTTTTGGAAGCATTTGGTTACCAGGTAAAAGCCTTTGAATTTATATCGTCAGAACATACTCCTAAAAACCTTATGATAACTGCAGTATTTAAAGGTGAAAAACCAGAAATAAAGGAAAAGAAACTTCTTGAAATCGCTGAATTAAAAAAACTGTTCGGAATAAAAGAACATTATTTGGAAAAGGTTTTCTAA
- the pta gene encoding phosphate acetyltransferase has translation MTKGIYITAVEDHSGKSMISLGMMQKLLGQMPRVGFFRPIVEDEHADNHSRIMINFFGLKVKYEDTVGYSRAKLLSLINQGKTGEVIDNIISKYKKIEEQNDFVLVEGTDFVGEGSLLELDFNVLIARNLGLPVILIGNGVGKSKEELSTEMQMAYNSYKNKDVEVLAIINNKINEQNLEIANSAMREFLPDSVEVYAVPRIGSLINPSMKEIVDLLEGRVLFGHDYLENQVGSIGVGAMQLRNYLPQIREDNLVITPGDRADIILGVLQANISKNYPRISGILLTGGLLPEEPIIKLIEGLPNTIPIASVEEGTFQIANKVGAIKSNIYVNSSRKIRTSIEVFEKYVPISQLLDKLMKFENKILTPRMFQYDLVRRASKSKKRIVLPEGYDERILQAAARLIDNDLVDIILVGEEAKIKTKAAESGIIINFEKLTIINPIEYVHFEDYVNTIYELRKHKNVNMDIAHDLMLDVSYFGTMMIYKGHADGMVSGAVHTTQHTIRPALQFIKTKPGVNIVSSIFFMCLEDRVSIFGDCAINPNPTAEELAEIAISSAQSSLAFGIEPKIAMLSYSSGSSGQGEDVDRVREATEIVKQKRPDLKVEGPIQYDAAVDMQVGKSKLPNSEVAGQASVLIFPDLNTGNNTYKAVQRETGAIAIGPMLQGLNKPVNDLSRGCTVDDVYNTVIITAIQAQGI, from the coding sequence ATGACCAAAGGAATATATATAACCGCAGTTGAGGATCATTCCGGAAAATCGATGATTTCGCTTGGAATGATGCAAAAATTGTTGGGACAAATGCCCAGAGTTGGTTTTTTCAGACCGATTGTAGAAGACGAACATGCTGACAATCACAGCCGCATAATGATTAATTTTTTTGGTCTGAAAGTTAAATATGAAGATACTGTAGGTTACAGTCGGGCAAAATTACTTTCATTGATAAATCAGGGAAAAACCGGAGAAGTAATAGATAATATCATTTCCAAATACAAAAAAATCGAAGAGCAAAATGATTTTGTATTGGTGGAGGGAACTGATTTCGTGGGTGAAGGAAGTTTATTGGAACTTGACTTTAATGTTTTGATAGCAAGAAATCTTGGACTACCGGTAATTCTGATTGGAAATGGTGTAGGCAAGTCAAAAGAAGAGCTTAGCACTGAAATGCAGATGGCTTATAACAGCTACAAAAACAAAGATGTGGAGGTTTTGGCTATTATCAATAATAAGATAAACGAACAAAATCTGGAAATCGCAAATAGTGCAATGAGAGAATTTCTTCCAGATTCTGTTGAAGTCTATGCAGTTCCAAGAATTGGCTCTTTAATAAATCCTTCGATGAAAGAAATCGTAGATCTTCTTGAAGGAAGAGTGCTTTTTGGTCACGATTATCTCGAAAACCAGGTGGGATCAATTGGTGTGGGAGCCATGCAGTTGAGGAATTACCTTCCCCAAATCAGAGAAGACAATTTGGTAATCACACCGGGTGACCGTGCTGATATTATACTGGGAGTTTTACAAGCCAATATTTCGAAAAATTATCCCAGAATTTCAGGGATCCTATTAACCGGGGGATTATTGCCGGAAGAACCAATTATCAAGCTCATCGAAGGTCTTCCCAACACTATTCCGATTGCCTCCGTTGAAGAGGGCACTTTCCAGATTGCCAATAAAGTAGGTGCTATAAAGTCAAACATTTACGTTAACAGCTCGAGGAAAATCAGAACATCGATTGAGGTTTTTGAGAAGTATGTACCTATCAGTCAGCTCCTTGATAAACTGATGAAGTTTGAAAACAAGATACTGACTCCGAGAATGTTCCAGTATGACCTTGTCAGAAGAGCCAGCAAAAGTAAAAAGAGAATTGTATTGCCCGAAGGTTATGATGAAAGGATATTACAAGCAGCAGCAAGACTGATTGATAATGACCTCGTGGATATTATTTTAGTTGGTGAAGAGGCAAAAATCAAAACCAAAGCCGCAGAATCAGGAATAATAATCAATTTCGAAAAGCTAACCATAATCAACCCAATTGAGTATGTGCATTTTGAGGATTATGTCAATACCATTTATGAGTTGCGGAAACATAAAAATGTGAATATGGATATTGCACATGACCTTATGCTTGATGTTTCTTATTTTGGAACGATGATGATATATAAAGGTCATGCCGACGGTATGGTGTCAGGTGCTGTACATACCACACAGCATACTATAAGGCCTGCTTTGCAATTTATCAAAACAAAACCCGGTGTAAATATCGTTTCTTCGATATTCTTTATGTGTTTGGAAGACCGTGTATCTATTTTTGGTGATTGTGCCATCAATCCTAACCCAACGGCTGAAGAACTAGCCGAGATTGCGATATCGTCAGCACAAAGTAGTTTGGCATTTGGCATTGAACCCAAAATCGCGATGCTTTCGTATTCTTCAGGGTCTTCAGGCCAGGGAGAAGATGTTGACCGGGTGCGTGAGGCAACTGAAATTGTGAAACAAAAAAGACCGGATTTGAAAGTTGAAGGTCCAATTCAGTATGATGCGGCCGTTGATATGCAGGTAGGTAAAAGCAAACTTCCAAATTCGGAAGTTGCAGGTCAGGCGAGTGTTTTGATTTTTCCAGACCTAAACACAGGAAACAATACTTACAAGGCAGTTCAAAGAGAAACCGGAGCGATTGCCATTGGGCCTATGCTTCAGGGACTAAACAAACCCGTCAATGATTTAAGCAGAGGTTGCACTGTTGATGACGTTTACAATACAGTGATAATCACCGCAATACAAGCTCAGGGCATTTAA
- a CDS encoding acetate kinase, producing the protein MKKILVINTGSSSLKFSLFEMPSEEVIASGIVERIGMEDAVFRYKNLNGKTEKSLSIKNHFAALRLVADQLLDKENGVLQSPDEIDAIGHRVVHGGSLFTDTTIITDEIKSKIKELFSLAPLHNPPNYTGIEVAESIFPNSKQVAVFDTAFHQSIPEKAHRYAIPNNLYEKDNVRLYGFHGTSHKYVSQKAAEYLGKPDAKIVILHLGNGCSATAVNAGKSIDHSLGFGPVTGLIMGTRSGDLDPAVVLYLIENKGHTAKEVNDILNKESGMLGLTGYSDLREIEARYMEGDQQCKLALEMNAYRIKKYIGAYAAAMNGLDAVVFTAGIGENSEIIRGMVCEDMDFLGIKINKEENDLRKPGIRELQTSDSQVKILVVPTNEEVEIARQAFDI; encoded by the coding sequence ATGAAAAAAATACTGGTAATCAATACCGGCAGTAGCTCTCTTAAATTCTCACTCTTTGAAATGCCTTCTGAGGAGGTAATTGCAAGTGGAATAGTTGAAAGAATAGGCATGGAAGATGCGGTTTTTAGATACAAAAACCTAAATGGCAAAACTGAAAAATCCCTGTCAATAAAAAATCATTTTGCTGCCTTAAGGCTGGTTGCAGATCAACTTCTCGACAAAGAAAATGGCGTATTGCAATCTCCCGACGAGATTGATGCAATCGGGCACAGAGTAGTGCATGGAGGTAGCCTCTTTACCGATACCACCATAATTACTGACGAAATAAAATCAAAAATAAAAGAACTGTTTAGTTTGGCTCCACTGCACAATCCACCTAATTATACTGGGATAGAAGTTGCAGAGAGTATTTTCCCAAATTCCAAACAAGTGGCAGTGTTTGATACTGCTTTTCATCAATCCATTCCCGAAAAAGCTCACCGGTATGCCATTCCTAATAATCTATATGAAAAAGATAATGTGAGATTATATGGTTTTCATGGAACAAGTCATAAATATGTAAGTCAAAAAGCCGCGGAATATTTAGGAAAACCCGATGCGAAAATAGTAATTCTGCATTTGGGAAATGGCTGTAGTGCAACCGCCGTAAACGCCGGTAAAAGTATAGATCATTCACTGGGTTTTGGACCGGTAACCGGTTTGATAATGGGAACCCGCAGTGGTGACCTGGACCCTGCGGTGGTTTTATATTTAATTGAAAATAAAGGACATACAGCTAAAGAAGTAAATGATATCCTAAATAAAGAAAGCGGAATGCTGGGCTTGACTGGTTACAGTGATCTACGGGAAATCGAAGCCAGATATATGGAAGGCGACCAGCAATGTAAACTGGCATTGGAAATGAACGCATACCGCATCAAAAAATATATTGGTGCTTATGCTGCAGCTATGAATGGCCTCGATGCCGTAGTTTTTACTGCCGGAATAGGTGAAAATAGTGAGATTATCAGAGGTATGGTGTGCGAAGACATGGATTTTCTGGGCATAAAAATCAATAAAGAAGAGAACGATTTACGTAAGCCTGGAATAAGGGAATTGCAAACTTCAGATTCACAAGTAAAGATTTTGGTGGTTCCTACTAATGAGGAAGTTGAGATTGCCCGACAAGCGTTTGACATTTAA
- a CDS encoding SusC/RagA family TonB-linked outer membrane protein, protein MKKLLLFSFVLMSSVVGVIAQGRTLTGVVSSASEGVLPGVSVLIKGTANGAVTDAQGKFTVRLSSESKSLVFSAIGFHTKEVIITNTNDYAVELETDSKLLQEVVVTALGISREKKSLGFSQQEIKGESMTESRSSNVANGLSGKIAGVRISSNGGPGSGSTIQIRGASSVSGNNQPLIVVDGVPMQQQFDKQFGGGISEINPDNIKEISVLKGPNAAALYGSRAANGVILVTTKNGAGTKGLGIEYNTNFTAERPLVKPDFQNTYGGGNGYRTWYSDGWSGVIQPDAYSQYAAAYGSVSPGKTTGTDGTDESWGAPLDGRLVRQWFTGKEVAPLLPQPNNWDEFWDTGTSMTHSLALSGGNDKGNFRLSYANLNQKGIAAFNGYTRHNFKLNSGYKLNKYLTVNTSGEYVKNGGNRTFTGGDQFIWSHRHISWDQLANYKEYAGVHIQRAVVGKLPDTDPANWQHTFFTNPFYLNEYLPYTNDKDRILGNISLSATFSKHLKGIFRTGTDMWTDTRINIVNFERVRNGNKTPGRYSEEVIRSQETNHDFLFTYDRMFGKDISLVASAGGAQRINYYKRNFTNVGELVVDGVYNLGNSNPSQNTVASAITQSQVQSLYGSAQMGYKNALFLDVTARNDWSSTLPSIDRSYFYPSVSASAVFTELFSIPQSLLTFGKVRASWAQVGNDADPYQLAQTFRASGSWNSSIPQFYENLTISNSTLKPEITTGLEFGLDLKFLKNKIGLDITYYDQATKNQILGVEISKASGYDKRILNAGKIVNKGIEISLSGTPVEISGFKWEVGLNYSKNQNKVIELAEGLDTYTLQERRGLISIAKVGQPYGVLYGIGFMHAPDGQLIFKDGLPVVDNTPKALGNIQPDWMGGFSNTFTYKKLSLSVLLDAKFGGDLFDEGTGTARWTGQYAETAIGREEGVIGKGVMNIGTADAPNYVPNDVMIAANQFYAYNNPRRYHEAAIFDGSYVKLREVSFGYKLPAGIISKIGLQSAKVSLVGRNLAILFKNTPHIDPEVDRFGGNSQGFAYGELPSSRSLGFNLNLGF, encoded by the coding sequence ATGAAAAAACTACTACTATTTAGTTTTGTCTTGATGTCTTCCGTTGTTGGGGTTATTGCCCAGGGAAGAACACTTACCGGAGTGGTAAGTTCGGCTTCAGAGGGCGTTTTGCCTGGAGTTTCGGTTCTAATTAAAGGAACAGCAAATGGTGCAGTGACAGACGCACAGGGAAAATTTACCGTAAGGCTGAGCAGCGAAAGCAAGTCATTGGTTTTTAGTGCAATTGGTTTCCATACCAAAGAAGTAATCATTACAAATACAAATGATTATGCTGTGGAACTCGAAACTGACTCAAAACTACTTCAGGAAGTGGTGGTTACGGCATTGGGTATATCCCGTGAAAAAAAGTCTCTGGGTTTTTCCCAACAGGAAATCAAAGGCGAAAGTATGACTGAATCAAGATCATCAAACGTTGCCAATGGGCTTTCAGGCAAAATCGCCGGGGTGAGAATAAGCTCCAATGGTGGCCCGGGAAGTGGCTCTACGATTCAGATCCGGGGGGCAAGTTCTGTATCAGGAAATAACCAACCCCTGATTGTAGTGGATGGAGTGCCAATGCAACAACAGTTTGACAAACAGTTTGGAGGTGGTATTTCAGAGATCAACCCTGACAATATTAAGGAAATTTCAGTTTTAAAAGGTCCAAATGCAGCTGCTCTATATGGTTCAAGAGCAGCAAACGGGGTGATTTTGGTTACTACAAAAAACGGAGCAGGTACAAAGGGTTTAGGTATAGAATATAATACAAATTTTACAGCGGAAAGACCTTTGGTAAAGCCTGATTTCCAGAATACTTATGGTGGTGGTAATGGTTACCGTACATGGTATTCTGACGGTTGGAGTGGAGTGATTCAACCCGATGCCTATTCTCAATACGCTGCAGCTTATGGTTCTGTTTCGCCCGGAAAAACGACCGGAACTGACGGAACAGATGAAAGCTGGGGAGCACCCCTCGATGGAAGATTGGTCCGTCAATGGTTTACTGGGAAAGAGGTTGCCCCTTTACTCCCCCAACCCAATAACTGGGATGAATTTTGGGATACCGGCACCTCAATGACGCATTCATTGGCACTATCAGGAGGAAATGATAAAGGGAATTTCAGATTGAGTTATGCCAACCTAAATCAAAAAGGTATTGCCGCTTTTAATGGTTACACACGTCATAATTTCAAACTTAATAGCGGTTATAAATTAAATAAATATCTTACGGTCAATACTTCAGGTGAGTATGTGAAAAATGGTGGAAACCGTACTTTCACGGGTGGCGACCAGTTTATTTGGTCTCACAGGCACATTTCCTGGGATCAACTGGCCAATTATAAGGAGTATGCCGGAGTTCATATTCAAAGGGCAGTGGTTGGAAAATTACCTGACACAGACCCTGCTAACTGGCAACATACTTTTTTCACAAATCCTTTTTACTTAAATGAGTATTTGCCATATACCAATGACAAAGACCGGATTTTGGGTAACATCTCACTTTCAGCAACTTTTTCAAAGCACTTAAAGGGAATTTTTAGAACCGGAACCGATATGTGGACCGACACAAGAATCAATATTGTCAACTTTGAAAGAGTTAGGAACGGTAACAAAACGCCTGGCAGGTACTCAGAAGAAGTAATCAGAAGTCAGGAGACCAACCATGATTTTCTTTTTACATATGATCGAATGTTTGGAAAAGATATTTCATTGGTTGCTTCAGCTGGAGGTGCCCAAAGAATTAATTATTACAAAAGAAACTTTACCAACGTAGGCGAGCTAGTGGTTGACGGAGTTTATAACCTTGGAAATTCGAACCCAAGCCAAAACACCGTTGCTAGTGCGATTACACAGTCACAGGTTCAAAGCTTGTATGGTTCTGCACAAATGGGCTACAAAAATGCTCTCTTTTTAGATGTTACTGCAAGAAATGATTGGTCTAGTACACTTCCAAGTATCGACAGGAGTTATTTCTATCCTTCAGTTTCTGCAAGTGCAGTTTTTACTGAACTTTTTAGCATACCACAAAGTCTTCTGACATTCGGTAAAGTGAGAGCATCGTGGGCACAAGTTGGAAATGACGCCGACCCTTATCAATTGGCTCAGACTTTCAGAGCCTCAGGTTCATGGAATAGTAGCATACCTCAATTTTATGAAAACCTTACCATTTCAAATTCTACATTAAAACCCGAAATCACAACGGGGCTAGAATTTGGTCTTGATTTGAAGTTTTTGAAAAATAAAATTGGACTCGATATCACCTATTACGATCAGGCCACAAAAAACCAGATTTTGGGTGTTGAGATATCTAAAGCAAGTGGATATGACAAGAGAATTCTTAATGCCGGAAAAATCGTAAATAAAGGTATAGAGATTTCATTAAGTGGTACACCTGTTGAAATATCCGGGTTTAAATGGGAGGTAGGTTTGAATTATTCTAAAAACCAGAATAAAGTTATTGAATTGGCCGAAGGACTCGATACCTATACTTTGCAGGAGAGAAGGGGACTTATTTCGATAGCAAAAGTTGGGCAACCTTACGGGGTTCTTTATGGTATTGGTTTTATGCATGCACCTGATGGTCAGCTTATTTTCAAAGACGGTTTGCCGGTTGTCGATAATACTCCAAAAGCCTTGGGCAATATTCAACCCGATTGGATGGGTGGGTTTAGTAATACATTCACTTATAAAAAGTTGTCGCTCAGTGTGTTACTGGATGCGAAATTTGGTGGCGATTTATTTGATGAAGGAACAGGTACTGCTCGCTGGACAGGACAATATGCCGAAACTGCAATTGGAAGGGAAGAAGGGGTAATCGGAAAAGGGGTGATGAATATTGGTACTGCTGATGCTCCTAACTATGTACCCAATGATGTCATGATTGCAGCAAATCAGTTTTATGCTTACAATAACCCTCGCAGGTATCATGAAGCCGCCATATTTGATGGCTCTTATGTAAAGCTCAGAGAAGTGAGTTTTGGATATAAACTTCCCGCTGGCATAATCTCAAAAATTGGTCTTCAAAGTGCCAAAGTTTCATTAGTTGGTAGAAATCTGGCAATTCTGTTCAAAAATACCCCTCATATTGACCCTGAAGTGGACCGATTTGGAGGGAATTCACAAGGATTTGCCTATGGTGAGCTTCCGAGTTCCAGAAGTCTGGGCTTTAATCTGAATCTTGGATTTTAA
- a CDS encoding helix-turn-helix domain-containing protein, which produces MEVSSLLGLFSISFFWVLGIYFLFAGRISHWYMGSFLLIQGLANAILWFNLTPTVKAFPFLIFAAIPLRFLWGPFLFFFIKAFLEDTIRKNTRYYLHFLPFILITIFLVIQYFSLPQADLPHIVTDKVWLFKKNRFINILIFLQNVSYIIYLLIFIFKYQTKLSKQNSKTERIRLNWVINILVMLAGVHFLIPVVLNYIGPLYFKYLFVIHIPLLSYVAWHLIKTPALFQNEEKGEDEKLVPATVKDEKIEKILTDIMSNQMPFLDTEFSIKKLAHLVNIPAYQLSEILNRQFGKNFSEFTNQYRIEEAKRQLLTPENSHLTLEGIGQNCGFKSKSTFFSEFRKRCDKTPAEFRKQHSISNQ; this is translated from the coding sequence GTGGAAGTCTCTTCGCTTTTAGGACTTTTTAGTATAAGTTTTTTCTGGGTACTTGGAATTTATTTCTTGTTTGCCGGAAGAATTTCACATTGGTATATGGGGAGTTTTCTGTTAATTCAGGGGCTTGCCAACGCCATACTTTGGTTTAACCTGACACCTACAGTAAAAGCTTTCCCATTTCTGATTTTTGCGGCTATTCCGTTGAGATTTTTGTGGGGTCCGTTTCTGTTTTTTTTTATAAAAGCATTTCTTGAGGATACCATCAGGAAAAATACCCGGTATTATCTTCATTTTCTACCTTTTATATTAATAACGATTTTTCTGGTTATCCAATACTTCAGTCTCCCACAAGCAGACTTACCTCATATTGTCACTGACAAAGTATGGCTATTTAAGAAAAACAGATTTATAAATATTCTCATTTTCCTGCAGAACGTAAGCTATATCATTTATTTGTTGATTTTTATATTCAAATATCAAACCAAGCTGTCCAAACAAAACTCCAAAACGGAAAGAATCAGGCTTAACTGGGTTATTAATATTTTAGTTATGCTGGCAGGTGTACATTTTCTTATACCAGTTGTACTAAATTATATAGGGCCTTTGTATTTCAAATATTTGTTTGTGATCCATATCCCGCTACTAAGTTATGTAGCCTGGCATTTGATTAAGACTCCCGCTTTATTTCAAAATGAAGAAAAAGGTGAAGATGAAAAACTAGTTCCAGCAACCGTAAAAGATGAGAAGATAGAAAAGATTCTGACTGACATCATGAGCAATCAAATGCCATTTCTCGACACTGAGTTTTCAATTAAAAAACTGGCCCACCTGGTGAATATCCCCGCCTATCAACTATCAGAGATTTTGAATCGTCAATTTGGAAAAAATTTCTCTGAATTTACGAATCAATACAGAATTGAGGAGGCAAAGCGTCAATTATTGACCCCGGAAAACTCACACTTAACGCTGGAAGGAATTGGTCAAAACTGTGGATTTAAATCAAAGTCAACTTTTTTTAGCGAATTCCGAAAAAGATGCGACAAAACACCTGCCGAATTCAGAAAACAACATAGTATTAGTAATCAATAG
- a CDS encoding M1 family metallopeptidase, producing the protein MKFKFLITTAIYLCSGLFYFGSMAQKTYTIDDTLRGSITPERAWWDLKYYALKVEVMPKEKFLKGVNTVKYKKIKEGDILQIDLQIPMEMTGVEQDGKRLQFVKKGNNAYFIKTETAAKIGDEKELKVYFAGKPQIAKRAPWDGGLSWHTDANGKTFAATSCQGLGASVWWPCKDHMYDEPDSMRISVTVPDSLWDISNGRIEKMCLSSDGKRTVDWVVRNPINNYGVNLNIGDYVHFNEDFQGEKGLLTCDYYVLKDNFEKAQAQFKDVSRMLKAFEHWFGPYPFYEDGFKLVEVPYLGMEHQSSVTYGNKFKNGYLGKDLSGSGWGLKWDFIIIHESGHEWFANNITYKDIADMWIHESFTNYSETLFTEYHYGKQAGEDYVIGTRKSILNNRPIIGVYNLNQSGSGDMYSKGGNMLHTIRHAINDDEKFRQILRGLNKDFYHQTVESAQIENYISDKSGINFSKVFDQYLRNTKIPELELKKTKKGYSYRWNNVVEGFDMPLKVKIDGVEKMIYPKDSKVHSIAGKQLEVDRNFYIIVK; encoded by the coding sequence ATGAAATTTAAATTTTTAATTACGACAGCCATCTATTTATGTTCAGGCCTATTTTATTTTGGTTCTATGGCTCAAAAGACCTATACCATTGATGATACGCTGCGGGGTAGTATTACTCCTGAGCGTGCCTGGTGGGACTTAAAATATTATGCTCTAAAGGTTGAAGTGATGCCCAAAGAGAAATTCCTGAAAGGGGTAAATACTGTCAAATATAAAAAAATTAAGGAAGGAGATATTTTGCAGATCGATTTGCAGATTCCGATGGAAATGACTGGTGTTGAGCAAGATGGCAAAAGATTGCAATTTGTAAAAAAAGGCAATAATGCATATTTTATTAAAACCGAAACTGCTGCAAAAATCGGAGATGAAAAAGAACTTAAGGTTTATTTTGCCGGTAAGCCCCAAATAGCCAAAAGAGCCCCATGGGATGGTGGACTGTCCTGGCACACCGACGCAAATGGTAAAACTTTTGCCGCCACATCATGTCAGGGTTTAGGTGCCAGCGTGTGGTGGCCATGCAAAGACCACATGTACGATGAGCCCGATAGTATGCGTATTTCGGTAACTGTACCCGACAGTCTTTGGGATATTTCTAATGGAAGAATTGAAAAAATGTGTCTGAGCAGTGATGGCAAACGCACAGTAGATTGGGTGGTAAGGAATCCCATAAACAATTATGGAGTAAACCTCAATATTGGAGACTATGTGCATTTTAATGAAGATTTTCAGGGTGAAAAAGGACTTTTGACATGCGATTATTATGTGCTTAAAGACAATTTTGAAAAGGCCCAAGCACAGTTTAAAGATGTATCGCGTATGTTGAAAGCTTTTGAGCATTGGTTTGGACCCTATCCTTTTTATGAAGACGGATTTAAGCTGGTAGAAGTACCTTATCTGGGTATGGAACACCAAAGCTCAGTGACCTATGGAAATAAATTTAAAAACGGTTATCTGGGCAAAGATCTTTCCGGCTCAGGGTGGGGGTTAAAATGGGATTTTATAATTATCCACGAGAGTGGTCATGAGTGGTTTGCCAACAACATCACTTACAAAGATATCGCCGATATGTGGATTCACGAGAGCTTTACCAATTATAGCGAAACACTTTTTACTGAATATCATTATGGGAAACAAGCAGGCGAAGATTATGTAATAGGTACAAGGAAGTCCATTCTGAATAATCGCCCCATAATTGGAGTTTATAATTTAAATCAAAGTGGCTCAGGTGACATGTACTCCAAAGGTGGAAATATGCTGCACACTATCAGGCACGCCATTAATGACGATGAGAAATTCAGGCAGATTTTGAGGGGATTAAATAAAGATTTTTATCATCAAACTGTAGAATCGGCACAAATCGAAAATTATATTTCTGATAAGTCGGGCATAAATTTTTCAAAAGTATTTGATCAATATTTAAGAAATACAAAAATTCCGGAATTGGAACTAAAAAAGACGAAAAAAGGCTATTCTTATCGGTGGAATAATGTGGTTGAGGGATTTGATATGCCATTGAAAGTAAAAATTGATGGCGTAGAGAAGATGATTTACCCGAAAGATTCCAAAGTTCATTCTATCGCTGGAAAGCAACTGGAAGTAGATCGGAATTTTTACATTATAGTAAAATGA